A DNA window from Pseudomonas tohonis contains the following coding sequences:
- a CDS encoding tryptophan synthase subunit beta gives MLYVQQDDQGQLVRVEAAEFEGSTGMLPADDQRVLAWYSNQTVEASLLQLKQSDQEMIRVLEDLIGLLMTKGVIRITDLPQAAQSKLLSRNQAREALGGLNRLINDEESGVI, from the coding sequence ATGCTCTACGTGCAACAAGACGACCAGGGTCAACTGGTGCGTGTGGAAGCGGCCGAGTTCGAAGGCTCCACCGGCATGCTCCCCGCCGACGACCAGCGCGTGCTGGCCTGGTACTCCAACCAGACGGTCGAAGCCAGCCTGCTGCAGCTCAAGCAGAGCGACCAGGAAATGATCCGGGTACTGGAAGACCTCATCGGCCTGCTGATGACCAAGGGCGTGATCCGCATCACCGACCTGCCCCAGGCCGCGCAATCCAAGCTGCTCAGCCGCAACCAGGCACGCGAGGCCCTGGGCGGCCTCAACCGCCTGATCAACGACGAGGAATCCGGGGTCATCTGA
- a CDS encoding aldo/keto reductase encodes MRIKLPRIGLGGAPLGNMFHPVAEDQADATLAAAWQAGFRYYDTSPHYGAGLAEERFGRLLRTRPRDEYLLSTKVGRVLEPAAAPENAKPFVDELPNRRILDYSAAGTRRSLEDSLVRMGVERIDLVFIHDVSEDQHGPRWREYFAEAMAGAAKELTAMREEGLIRGWGLGVNRVEPCRLALQQADPDLFLLAGRYSLLDHREALETLFPACLERGVGIVVGGPFNSGVLAGGDHYEYDRIPDEVWDRAQRLMALCARWGIDSRAAALQFCLAHPAVLSVIPGTATPARPAQYMEQVHAEVPAAFWRALREEHLVGAEVPLPA; translated from the coding sequence ATGCGTATCAAGTTGCCGCGTATCGGGCTGGGCGGCGCGCCGCTCGGCAACATGTTCCACCCGGTCGCCGAAGACCAGGCCGACGCCACGCTGGCGGCGGCCTGGCAGGCCGGTTTCCGCTACTACGACACGTCTCCCCACTACGGCGCCGGCCTCGCCGAGGAACGCTTCGGCCGGCTGCTGCGTACCCGCCCGCGCGATGAGTACCTGCTCAGCACCAAGGTGGGCCGGGTGCTGGAGCCCGCCGCCGCGCCGGAGAACGCCAAGCCCTTCGTCGACGAGCTGCCCAACCGACGCATCCTCGATTACTCCGCCGCCGGCACCCGGCGCTCCCTGGAGGACAGCCTGGTGCGCATGGGGGTGGAGCGCATCGACCTGGTGTTCATCCATGACGTATCCGAGGACCAGCACGGCCCGCGCTGGCGCGAGTACTTCGCCGAGGCGATGGCGGGGGCCGCGAAGGAGCTGACGGCGATGCGCGAGGAGGGGCTGATCCGGGGCTGGGGGCTGGGCGTCAACCGGGTGGAACCCTGCCGGCTGGCACTGCAGCAGGCCGACCCGGACCTGTTCCTGCTGGCCGGCCGCTACAGCCTGCTGGATCATCGCGAGGCGCTGGAAACGCTGTTCCCGGCCTGCCTCGAGCGCGGCGTCGGCATCGTCGTCGGCGGGCCGTTCAACTCCGGCGTGCTGGCCGGGGGCGATCACTACGAGTACGACCGCATTCCCGATGAGGTGTGGGACCGTGCGCAGCGGCTGATGGCGTTGTGCGCGCGCTGGGGCATCGACTCGCGGGCGGCGGCGCTGCAGTTCTGCCTGGCCCACCCGGCGGTGCTGTCAGTGATCCCGGGAACCGCGACACCGGCTCGCCCGGCCCAGTACATGGAGCAGGTGCACGCCGAGGTGCCGGCGGCGTTCTGGCGGGCGCTGCGGGAGGAGCATCTGGTGGGCGCGGAGGTGCCGTTGCCGGCGTAG
- the lapD gene encoding cyclic di-GMP receptor LapD, whose protein sequence is MSLFKQLLIAICLFLVVAFSGSFMVSLESSREQYVNQLRSHAQDAATALGLSLTPHIDDAAMVELMVSSIFDSGYFERIRVIDMATGKVMVERTGVPDAVAAQVPQWFVSLIGLESAGGDAIVSRGWTQAARVEVQSHPMFAIAKLWQSALGSLGWLLLCGLVSAGLGAVLLRRQLRPLDYMVEQSHAIARREFLSLPQLPRTPELRRVVQAMNQMVEKLKALFQEQAERSERLRDEAYQDSLTGLGNRRYFEMQLHARLSAEDQASSGYLLLLRVNDLAGLNQRLGGQRTDQLLKAVAEQLVRNSAGQGAGQLLARSRGGEFILLAPGLVREEAEQLASRLDGALASLASTGATDSQPVAHMGLVPFAPGEAQQDLMMLADEALAQAERQADRAWACIEQTHAGNVGDDRHAWHALLDKALAQGRFQLFFQPVVASREPSRVLHYKVLSRLPDEQGASIPAGRFLPWLERFGWSARLDLVMLERVLAQMAGHDQPLALNLSGALLRDQKALDRAFDLLRQNPQLGPRLTLELEEDQLPEQAVLEDLTRRLRELGFALSLQHFGGRFSMIGNLARLGLAYLKVDGSHIRAIDAENDKRLFIEAMQRAAHSIDLPLIAERVETEGELRVLQEMGIQGVQGQLFGVPAPWR, encoded by the coding sequence ATGTCCCTGTTCAAACAGTTGTTGATCGCTATCTGCCTGTTCCTGGTCGTCGCCTTCAGCGGCAGCTTCATGGTCAGCCTGGAAAGCTCGCGGGAGCAGTACGTCAACCAGCTGCGTTCCCATGCGCAGGACGCGGCGACGGCGCTGGGCCTGTCGCTGACGCCGCACATCGACGATGCCGCGATGGTCGAGCTGATGGTCAGCTCGATCTTCGACAGCGGCTATTTCGAGCGCATCCGCGTGATCGACATGGCCACCGGCAAGGTGATGGTCGAGCGCACCGGCGTGCCCGACGCGGTGGCGGCCCAGGTGCCGCAGTGGTTCGTCTCGCTGATCGGCCTGGAGTCGGCCGGCGGCGATGCCATCGTCAGCCGGGGCTGGACCCAGGCGGCACGGGTCGAGGTGCAGAGCCACCCGATGTTCGCCATCGCCAAGCTGTGGCAGAGCGCCCTGGGCAGCCTCGGCTGGCTGCTGCTCTGCGGCCTGGTCAGCGCCGGCCTCGGCGCCGTGCTGCTGCGCCGCCAGCTGCGCCCGCTGGACTACATGGTGGAGCAATCCCACGCCATCGCCCGCCGTGAGTTCCTCAGCCTGCCGCAGCTGCCGCGCACGCCGGAGCTGCGCCGTGTGGTGCAGGCGATGAACCAGATGGTGGAGAAGCTCAAGGCGCTGTTCCAGGAGCAGGCCGAGCGCAGCGAACGCCTGCGCGACGAGGCCTACCAGGACAGCCTCACGGGCCTTGGCAACCGCCGTTATTTCGAGATGCAGCTGCACGCGCGCCTCAGCGCCGAGGACCAGGCCAGCAGCGGCTACCTGCTGCTGCTGCGGGTCAACGACCTGGCCGGCCTCAACCAGCGCCTGGGCGGCCAGCGCACCGACCAGCTGCTCAAGGCCGTGGCCGAGCAACTGGTGCGCAACAGCGCGGGGCAGGGCGCGGGCCAGTTGCTGGCACGCAGCCGGGGTGGCGAGTTCATCCTGCTGGCGCCGGGCCTGGTGCGCGAGGAGGCCGAGCAACTGGCCAGCCGCCTCGATGGCGCGCTGGCCAGCCTGGCCAGCACCGGCGCCACCGACTCCCAGCCGGTGGCGCATATGGGCCTCGTGCCCTTCGCCCCGGGCGAAGCGCAGCAGGACCTGATGATGCTCGCCGACGAGGCCCTGGCCCAGGCCGAGCGCCAGGCCGATCGCGCCTGGGCGTGCATCGAGCAGACCCACGCCGGCAACGTCGGCGACGATCGCCATGCCTGGCACGCGCTGCTGGACAAGGCCCTGGCCCAGGGCCGCTTCCAGCTGTTCTTCCAGCCGGTGGTGGCCAGCCGCGAGCCGTCGCGGGTGCTGCACTACAAGGTGCTGTCGCGCCTGCCGGACGAGCAGGGCGCGAGCATTCCCGCCGGGCGCTTCCTGCCCTGGCTGGAGCGTTTCGGCTGGTCCGCGCGGCTCGACCTGGTGATGCTGGAGCGGGTGCTGGCGCAGATGGCCGGCCATGACCAGCCCCTGGCGCTGAACCTGTCCGGGGCGCTTTTGCGTGACCAGAAGGCCCTCGACCGCGCCTTCGACCTGCTGCGCCAGAACCCGCAGCTGGGCCCGCGCCTGACCCTGGAGCTGGAGGAAGACCAGCTGCCCGAGCAGGCGGTGCTGGAGGACCTGACCCGGCGCCTGCGCGAGCTGGGCTTCGCCCTCAGCCTGCAGCACTTCGGTGGCCGTTTCAGCATGATCGGCAACCTGGCGCGCCTGGGCCTGGCGTACCTGAAGGTGGACGGCAGCCACATCCGCGCCATCGATGCGGAGAACGACAAGCGCCTGTTCATCGAGGCGATGCAGCGCGCCGCCCACAGCATCGACCTGCCGCTGATCGCCGAGCGCGTCGAGACCGAAGGCGAGCTGCGGGTGCTGCAGGAAATGGGCATCCAGGGCGTACAGGGCCAGTTGTTCGGCGTGCCGGCGCCCTGGCGATGA
- the lapG gene encoding cysteine protease LapG: MLLALLAGALQADWDFTLISRRAESLYGPLGDGKQRIDDWQRLLASQVGASEAEQLKEINRFFNAKLRFTDDLALWNQVDYWATPVEALRRGAGDCEDYAIAKYISLRHLGVPAEKLRITYVKALRLNQAHMVLTYYEKPDAVPLVLDNLIGSILPASQRSDLLPVYAFNGEGLWLSNQGGGKKVGDAKRLSRWQDLLKKMKAEGFPTSE; encoded by the coding sequence TTGCTGCTCGCCCTGCTGGCCGGGGCCCTGCAGGCGGATTGGGACTTCACCCTGATCAGCCGCCGCGCCGAATCCCTCTACGGCCCCCTGGGCGATGGCAAGCAGCGCATCGATGACTGGCAGCGCCTGCTGGCCAGCCAGGTGGGGGCCAGCGAGGCGGAACAGTTGAAGGAGATCAACCGCTTCTTCAACGCCAAGCTGCGCTTCACCGACGACCTCGCCCTGTGGAACCAGGTGGACTACTGGGCCACGCCGGTGGAGGCCTTGCGCCGGGGCGCGGGCGATTGCGAGGACTACGCCATCGCCAAGTACATCAGCCTGCGTCACCTCGGGGTGCCGGCGGAAAAGCTGCGCATCACCTACGTCAAGGCGCTGCGCCTGAACCAGGCGCACATGGTGCTGACCTATTACGAGAAGCCCGATGCGGTGCCCCTGGTGCTGGACAACCTGATCGGCAGCATCCTGCCGGCCTCCCAGCGCAGTGACCTGTTGCCGGTCTACGCCTTCAACGGCGAGGGCCTGTGGCTGAGCAACCAGGGTGGCGGCAAGAAGGTGGGCGACGCCAAGCGTCTGTCCCGCTGGCAGGACCTGTTGAAAAAGATGAAAGCCGAAGGCTTTCCCACGAGCGAATAG
- a CDS encoding DUF1145 domain-containing protein, whose protein sequence is MHVLSFAKGALAMFWLVAILNVIYPFGEPLHRPLLLVAGVMLVAHVAEAALFNRKLKARPFPWLDRTQVLLFGFLHLRGLR, encoded by the coding sequence ATGCACGTCCTGTCGTTCGCCAAGGGCGCCCTGGCCATGTTCTGGCTGGTGGCGATCCTCAATGTCATCTACCCCTTCGGCGAGCCGCTGCATCGCCCGCTGCTGCTGGTGGCCGGTGTGATGCTGGTGGCCCACGTCGCCGAAGCCGCGCTGTTCAACCGCAAGCTCAAGGCCCGTCCCTTCCCCTGGCTGGACCGCACCCAGGTGCTGCTGTTCGGCTTCCTGCACCTGCGCGGGTTGCGCTGA
- a CDS encoding DUF1254 domain-containing protein, which produces MKTSPLLRRALLALTLLIGLPALLLFSQRELIRNAAQGYLYGYPLVLTEITRDNFTADMAPINRLMHVPRFPDAGFREIVRPNVDTLYSVAWLDLDQGPLVFELPATGRYNVMQFLDAWTNVFASLGPRTTGNAAGRYLLVGPRWQGQVPEGFSLLRAPTRMAWLLGRVQTNGAADYPAVHAIQAGISLTPLAQWRPGQVQASLAPTAGGRKSTPPLFQMRALDGRAFFQRLAALMADNPPAAADAPMLRQLQALGVEPGKPVAEWPWWRRQAVNLGIWLAERRVRDALANPTRLQDGWRVPPMQVGRYGEDHGLRAAVAMGGFGANLAEDAIYPNAVKDGRGDALQGGKRYRLHFAADALPPVRAFWSLTVYDADGFLVANPLNRFALGDRDALAFNPDGSLDILLQSDAPDGALQGNWLPIPKQGAFSVTGRLYWPKADILEGRWHMPPIQAQGG; this is translated from the coding sequence ATGAAGACCTCCCCGCTGCTTCGTCGCGCGCTGTTGGCGCTGACCCTGCTCATCGGCCTGCCCGCGCTGCTGCTGTTCAGTCAGCGCGAGCTGATCCGCAACGCCGCCCAGGGCTACCTGTACGGCTATCCGCTGGTGCTCACCGAGATCACCCGCGACAACTTCACCGCCGACATGGCGCCGATCAACCGCCTGATGCACGTGCCGCGCTTTCCCGATGCGGGGTTCCGCGAGATCGTCCGGCCCAACGTCGACACCCTCTACTCGGTGGCCTGGCTGGACCTGGACCAGGGGCCGCTGGTGTTCGAGCTGCCGGCCACCGGGCGCTACAACGTCATGCAGTTCCTCGATGCCTGGACCAACGTCTTCGCTTCCCTCGGGCCGCGCACCACCGGCAATGCCGCCGGCCGCTACCTGCTGGTGGGGCCGCGCTGGCAGGGCCAGGTGCCGGAGGGCTTCAGCCTGCTGCGTGCGCCCACGCGCATGGCCTGGCTGCTGGGCCGGGTGCAGACCAACGGCGCGGCGGACTATCCGGCTGTCCACGCCATCCAGGCCGGCATCAGCCTCACACCGCTGGCGCAATGGCGCCCCGGACAGGTGCAGGCCTCGCTGGCGCCGACCGCCGGTGGGCGCAAGTCGACGCCGCCGCTGTTCCAGATGCGCGCGCTGGATGGCCGTGCCTTCTTCCAGCGCCTGGCGGCGCTGATGGCCGACAACCCGCCGGCCGCTGCCGATGCACCCATGCTCCGGCAGTTGCAGGCACTGGGTGTCGAGCCGGGCAAGCCGGTGGCGGAGTGGCCCTGGTGGCGGCGCCAGGCGGTGAACCTGGGCATCTGGCTGGCCGAGCGCCGCGTGCGCGACGCCCTGGCCAACCCGACCCGGTTGCAGGACGGTTGGCGCGTGCCGCCGATGCAGGTCGGTCGCTACGGCGAGGACCATGGCCTGCGCGCGGCGGTGGCCATGGGCGGCTTCGGCGCCAACCTGGCGGAGGACGCCATCTACCCCAACGCGGTGAAGGATGGCCGGGGCGACGCGTTGCAGGGCGGCAAGCGCTACCGCCTGCACTTCGCCGCCGACGCGCTGCCGCCGGTGCGGGCCTTCTGGTCGCTGACCGTCTACGACGCCGACGGCTTCCTGGTGGCCAACCCGCTGAACCGCTTCGCCCTGGGCGACCGTGATGCGCTGGCCTTCAACCCCGACGGCTCCCTCGACATCCTGCTGCAAAGCGATGCGCCCGACGGCGCGTTGCAGGGCAACTGGCTGCCTATTCCGAAGCAGGGCGCGTTCAGCGTCACCGGCCGGCTGTACTGGCCGAAGGCCGACATCCTCGAAGGGCGCTGGCACATGCCGCCGATCCAGGCGCAGGGCGGCTGA
- a CDS encoding alkyl/aryl-sulfatase — translation MRITTRFGGLLLAATLPWAADAALPDETLEPSINAELAEHTRHFDEKVYKIADNVWSAVGWNLANSVMIEAPEGLIIVDTGESAEQSRKVLAEFRKISAKPIKAIVYTHFHPDHINGVKGFVSEEQVRSGEVQIYAQETLLDNVVTQGALVGPILSMRSGYSFGVALPPSDQKDMNAGLGPLAHGGASTFIAPTITFKESLDTTIAGLKVQFLHVPSEAPDEIVLYLPDKRVLISAEVTQGPTLPNVHTLRGTKFRDPVVWVQSLDKLRAFQADYMVPLHGQPVSGRDKVEEVLRMTRDAIAYIHDQTVRWMNKGLTPDELVEKVKLPPHLAGYTPYLREYYGTVKHSVRQIYQGYLGWFQGDPVDLDPIPPAEKAKRLIALMGGRDKLLLAAGDAYLKGDWQWAAELAGYAIRVDHDDKLARDIKARSFRRLGYASMNINWRNWYLMSAMELEGKLDGDAALQMSQGLRNAFLSPDMLKNLPARIFLQNWVTRIDPEKSGDVNLTLGFVFPDIGEEWALEVRRGVAQLHRGIPEGTTLKLTFDKTYLDTVISGENGLLKGALLGDVKVDGNLLDIKTFLGCFDFEDAPIALTVR, via the coding sequence ATGCGCATCACCACCCGCTTCGGCGGCCTGCTGCTGGCCGCCACCCTGCCATGGGCCGCCGACGCCGCGCTGCCCGACGAGACCCTGGAGCCGAGCATCAACGCCGAGCTCGCCGAGCACACCCGGCATTTCGACGAGAAGGTCTACAAGATCGCCGACAACGTCTGGTCGGCGGTGGGCTGGAACCTCGCCAACAGCGTGATGATCGAGGCGCCGGAAGGGTTGATCATCGTCGACACGGGCGAGTCCGCCGAGCAGTCGCGCAAGGTGCTGGCGGAGTTCCGCAAGATCAGCGCCAAGCCGATCAAGGCCATCGTCTACACCCACTTCCACCCGGACCACATCAACGGCGTGAAGGGCTTCGTCAGCGAGGAGCAGGTCAGGAGCGGCGAGGTGCAGATCTACGCCCAGGAGACCCTGCTGGACAACGTGGTGACCCAGGGCGCGCTGGTCGGCCCCATCCTCAGCATGCGCTCGGGCTACAGCTTCGGCGTGGCCCTGCCGCCCAGCGACCAGAAGGACATGAACGCCGGCCTCGGCCCGCTGGCCCACGGCGGCGCCTCCACCTTCATCGCGCCGACCATCACCTTCAAGGAGTCCCTCGACACCACCATCGCCGGGCTTAAGGTGCAGTTCCTCCACGTCCCCAGCGAGGCGCCGGACGAGATCGTCCTCTACCTGCCGGACAAACGCGTGCTGATCAGCGCCGAGGTGACCCAGGGCCCGACCCTGCCCAACGTCCACACCCTGCGCGGCACCAAGTTCCGCGACCCGGTGGTGTGGGTGCAGAGCCTCGACAAGCTGCGTGCCTTCCAGGCCGACTACATGGTGCCGCTGCACGGCCAGCCGGTGTCCGGGCGCGACAAGGTGGAGGAGGTGCTGCGCATGACCCGCGACGCCATCGCCTACATCCATGACCAGACCGTGCGCTGGATGAACAAGGGCCTGACCCCCGACGAGCTGGTGGAGAAGGTCAAGCTGCCGCCGCACCTGGCCGGCTACACGCCCTACCTGCGCGAGTACTACGGCACCGTGAAGCACAGCGTGCGGCAGATCTACCAGGGCTACCTGGGCTGGTTCCAGGGCGACCCGGTGGACCTCGACCCGATCCCGCCGGCGGAGAAGGCCAAGCGCCTGATCGCCCTGATGGGCGGGCGCGACAAGCTGCTGCTGGCCGCCGGCGACGCCTACCTGAAGGGGGACTGGCAATGGGCGGCGGAGCTGGCCGGCTACGCCATCCGCGTCGACCATGACGACAAACTCGCCCGCGACATCAAGGCCCGCAGCTTCCGCCGCCTGGGCTACGCCAGCATGAACATCAACTGGCGCAACTGGTACCTGATGAGCGCCATGGAGCTGGAGGGCAAGCTCGACGGCGACGCCGCGCTGCAGATGTCCCAGGGGCTGCGCAACGCCTTCCTCTCGCCGGACATGCTGAAGAACCTGCCGGCGCGCATCTTCCTGCAGAACTGGGTGACCCGCATCGACCCGGAGAAGAGCGGCGACGTGAACCTCACCCTGGGCTTCGTCTTCCCCGATATCGGCGAGGAGTGGGCGCTGGAAGTGCGCCGCGGCGTGGCCCAGCTGCACCGTGGCATCCCCGAGGGCACCACGCTGAAGCTGACCTTCGACAAGACCTACCTCGACACCGTGATCAGCGGCGAGAACGGCCTGCTCAAGGGCGCTTTGCTGGGCGATGTGAAGGTCGACGGCAACCTGCTGGACATCAAGACCTTCCTCGGCTGCTTCGACTTCGAGGATGCCCCCATCGCCCTGACGGTGCGCTGA
- a CDS encoding LysR family transcriptional regulator yields the protein MNDLRQLRHFVALAEHGHFARAAEAVNLSQPALSRSIQALESSLGCSLLDRGPRQITLTAHGRLVLEHARRLLDGRRALHSAVAQLENLDSGELRLGAGPYPAARLVPRVLGRFAGAHPGVQVQLRIEDWHGLRNQLLGDAIELFVADVREFEGDPLLDITPLRRHAGTLFCRPGHPLLRRPRLRVEDLAAYPLAGTQLPAEVARTLGALNDKAQPLGIECNNFMVLKALVADSEVISMAPWDVLAEDVAAGRLAVLLPVDNQAARSAYGIVSHAGRSLSPAARAMVEYLLEEDDQPITGY from the coding sequence ATGAACGACCTACGCCAGCTCCGCCACTTCGTCGCCCTCGCCGAACACGGCCACTTCGCCCGCGCGGCGGAGGCCGTCAACCTCAGCCAGCCGGCCCTGAGCCGCAGCATCCAGGCCCTGGAGAGCAGCCTCGGCTGCAGCCTGCTGGATCGCGGGCCGCGGCAGATCACCCTCACCGCCCACGGCCGCCTGGTGCTGGAGCACGCCCGGCGCCTGCTGGACGGCCGCCGCGCCCTGCACAGCGCCGTGGCGCAACTGGAGAACCTCGACAGCGGCGAGCTGCGCCTGGGTGCCGGCCCCTACCCCGCCGCACGCCTGGTGCCGCGCGTGCTCGGCCGCTTCGCCGGGGCCCATCCGGGTGTGCAGGTGCAGTTGCGCATCGAGGACTGGCACGGCCTGCGCAACCAGTTGCTGGGGGACGCCATCGAGCTGTTCGTGGCGGATGTGCGCGAGTTCGAGGGCGACCCGCTGCTGGACATCACGCCCCTGCGGCGCCATGCCGGCACCCTCTTCTGCCGGCCGGGCCACCCGCTGCTGCGGCGGCCACGGCTGCGGGTCGAGGACCTGGCGGCCTACCCGCTGGCCGGCACGCAGCTGCCCGCAGAGGTGGCGCGGACCCTGGGCGCGCTGAACGACAAGGCGCAACCGCTGGGCATCGAGTGCAACAACTTCATGGTGCTCAAGGCGCTGGTGGCCGACAGCGAGGTGATCAGCATGGCGCCCTGGGACGTGCTCGCCGAGGACGTCGCCGCCGGCCGCCTGGCGGTGCTGCTGCCGGTGGACAACCAGGCCGCACGCTCGGCCTACGGTATCGTCAGCCACGCCGGGCGCAGCCTGTCACCGGCTGCGCGGGCGATGGTGGAGTACCTGCTGGAAGAAGACGACCAGCCCATTACCGGCTATTGA
- a CDS encoding putative urea ABC transporter substrate-binding protein: protein MRKPRLFAVLAAGLAAAISFNSHAAQKDSFNVCWTIYAGWMPWEYGATQGIVDKWAKKYGIDIKVTQLNDYVESINQYTAGQFDGCTMTNMDALTIPAAGGVDSTALIVGDFSNGNDGLVIKGEGKTLADLKGMSINLVELSVSHYFLARALERADLSEKDVKVVNTSDADIAAAFDTDDVQAVATWNPMLADIKSKPGSTEVFDSSKIPGEIMDMMVVNSETLKDNPALGKALTGAWFEIMALMSSDSAEGRAALEHMAKASGTDLAGYRSQLATTRLFYTPKEALEFATSPKLPATMDKVANFSFAHGLLGEGAKDAEAVGMSFAKGVVTGDKANVKLRFDPTYVQMAAEGKL from the coding sequence ATGCGCAAGCCCCGTCTGTTCGCCGTACTCGCTGCCGGCCTAGCCGCCGCCATCAGCTTCAACTCCCACGCAGCGCAGAAGGACAGTTTCAACGTCTGCTGGACGATCTACGCCGGCTGGATGCCATGGGAATACGGTGCCACCCAGGGCATCGTCGACAAATGGGCGAAGAAATACGGGATCGACATCAAGGTCACCCAGCTCAACGACTACGTCGAATCGATCAACCAGTACACCGCCGGCCAGTTCGACGGCTGCACCATGACCAACATGGACGCCCTGACCATCCCCGCCGCCGGTGGCGTGGACTCCACCGCACTGATCGTCGGTGACTTCTCCAACGGCAACGACGGCCTGGTGATCAAGGGCGAGGGCAAGACCCTGGCCGACCTCAAGGGCATGTCGATCAACCTGGTGGAACTCTCGGTCTCCCACTACTTCCTGGCCCGCGCCCTGGAGCGCGCCGACCTCAGCGAGAAGGACGTGAAGGTGGTCAACACCTCCGACGCCGACATCGCCGCCGCCTTCGACACCGACGACGTCCAGGCCGTCGCCACCTGGAACCCGATGCTCGCCGACATCAAGTCCAAGCCGGGCAGCACCGAGGTCTTCGACTCCAGCAAGATCCCCGGCGAGATCATGGACATGATGGTGGTCAACAGCGAGACGCTGAAGGACAACCCCGCCCTGGGCAAGGCCCTGACCGGCGCCTGGTTCGAGATCATGGCGCTGATGTCCAGCGACAGCGCCGAGGGCCGCGCCGCCCTGGAGCACATGGCCAAGGCCTCCGGCACCGATCTCGCCGGCTACCGCTCGCAGCTCGCCACCACCCGCCTCTTCTACACCCCCAAGGAAGCCCTGGAGTTCGCCACCAGCCCGAAACTGCCGGCGACCATGGACAAGGTGGCGAACTTCTCCTTCGCCCACGGCCTGCTGGGCGAAGGCGCCAAGGACGCCGAAGCGGTCGGCATGAGCTTCGCCAAGGGCGTGGTCACCGGCGACAAGGCCAACGTCAAGCTGCGCTTCGACCCGACCTACGTGCAGATGGCCGCCGAAGGGAAGCTCTGA
- a CDS encoding ABC transporter permease codes for MRLINRHPDRAGRLLLVLLPFALLLFAYFTGSASRLAENPNDKLLPSATQMVEAVQRLAFTEDKRSGDYLFWQDSTSSLKRLATGLAIAALLGLCLGIAAGTLPLFGAPLSPLLTVLSMVPPLAILPILFIVFGLGELSKVMLIVIGIAPCIARDLEQRAREIPRELLIKAQTLGANTWTLILRVVLPQLLPRLLISLRLVLGSAWLFLIAAEAIASTDGLGYRIFLVRRYLAMDVILPYVVWITLLAWLMDLGLRQFTRLAFPWYEGAKA; via the coding sequence ATGCGCCTGATCAACCGCCACCCCGACCGTGCAGGAAGGCTGCTGCTGGTCCTGCTGCCCTTCGCCCTGCTGTTGTTCGCCTACTTCACCGGCTCGGCATCGCGTCTGGCGGAGAACCCCAACGACAAGCTGCTGCCCAGCGCCACGCAGATGGTCGAGGCGGTGCAGCGCCTGGCCTTCACCGAGGACAAGCGCTCCGGCGACTACCTGTTCTGGCAGGACAGCACCTCCAGCCTCAAGCGCCTGGCCACGGGCCTGGCCATCGCCGCGCTGCTGGGCCTGTGCCTGGGCATCGCCGCCGGCACCCTGCCGCTGTTCGGCGCGCCGCTGTCGCCGCTGCTCACGGTGCTGTCGATGGTGCCGCCGCTGGCGATCCTGCCGATCCTGTTCATCGTCTTCGGCCTCGGCGAGCTGTCCAAGGTGATGCTGATCGTCATCGGCATCGCCCCCTGCATCGCCCGCGACCTGGAGCAGCGTGCCCGGGAAATCCCCCGCGAGCTGCTGATCAAGGCGCAGACCCTGGGCGCCAACACCTGGACCCTGATCCTGCGGGTGGTGCTGCCGCAGCTGCTGCCGCGCCTGCTCATCTCCCTGCGCCTGGTGCTGGGCTCGGCCTGGCTGTTCCTCATCGCCGCCGAGGCCATCGCCTCCACCGACGGCCTCGGCTACCGCATCTTCCTGGTCCGCCGCTACCTGGCCATGGACGTAATCCTGCCGTACGTGGTGTGGATCACCCTGCTCGCCTGGCTGATGGACCTGGGCCTGCGCCAGTTCACCCGCCTGGCCTTCCCCTGGTACGAAGGAGCCAAGGCATGA